From the Chloroflexus aurantiacus J-10-fl genome, one window contains:
- the gmhB gene encoding D-glycero-beta-D-manno-heptose 1,7-bisphosphate 7-phosphatase, translated as MRAVFLDRDGVINHNRPDHVKNLAEFQFLPGALTALRLLTSAGFRIFVITNQAAVGRGLMTVEALEEIHAHLRAIARYHGATIDDIRYCPHTPEERCGCRKPQPGMIQELAARHQIDCRATFLIGDALTDIAAGQRMGCQTILVKSGRGSAELQKPELRRYQPTHIADDLLAATRWLLQEELRPVSVTTQPLTGVLTTVPQ; from the coding sequence ATGCGCGCTGTCTTTCTCGACCGTGACGGGGTTATTAATCACAACCGCCCTGATCACGTCAAAAATCTGGCCGAGTTTCAGTTCCTACCGGGTGCGCTGACCGCGTTGCGTCTGCTAACCAGTGCCGGGTTTCGCATCTTTGTTATCACCAACCAGGCAGCGGTTGGGCGTGGGTTGATGACGGTAGAGGCGCTGGAAGAAATTCATGCCCACTTGCGCGCGATTGCCCGTTATCACGGGGCAACTATTGACGATATCCGATACTGTCCTCACACCCCGGAAGAGCGTTGCGGGTGCCGGAAGCCGCAACCCGGTATGATCCAGGAGCTGGCAGCCCGGCACCAGATTGATTGTCGAGCGACATTCCTGATTGGCGATGCGCTCACCGATATTGCTGCCGGTCAGCGGATGGGATGCCAGACGATTCTGGTCAAGAGTGGGAGAGGCAGTGCAGAATTGCAGAAACCGGAATTACGGCGCTATCAACCAACCCACATCGCCGACGATCTGCTGGCGGCAACGCGATGGTTGCTGCAAGAGGAACTCAGGCCGGTATCGGTGACCACGCAACCACTAACCGGTGTACTGACCACCGTACCACAGTAG
- a CDS encoding DNRLRE domain-containing protein: protein MSHFHRKRLLIIATFAFILSSTIALANNPPYRQWVPVIFGPSPEPQYLINAPYFPVSSVTGERFEQMAIFWFGQLSRSTNYTDVRVGYNDNALFLYLASFDRQLWYDTTPSATDLTSWDAATLLIDTANGTQLSAASFRFVAQLRNGDTPDPAYQLSQRGTGGSWTTTAVAFSSIPGWRGDRLNDNNDSEDRGWAMTFQIPFTSLGLSGRPPDGTRWRMALILHDRDDATGSSIPNQVWPPALNASQPSTWGGIRFGLPVYTPPSVSATQTFQIRHGLNGVTVVDAGIGGVNPYMCDDSGNYWDAWPNRPRPADQADISIQNQADIADWPCFAKYYITFPLTSLPPGRTVISATLVLSQMGNAEPAQAQRSLIQALLVGEDWSPATLTWNNAPLVRENIGSGWVDPIPGFPGDWTRLPKRTIDVTRGVVQAYTSGQPLRLALYSADSAYHSGKYFVSNGTGDWNAANRPTLIVVLSQ, encoded by the coding sequence TTGAGCCACTTCCACCGGAAGCGATTGCTAATCATTGCTACGTTTGCCTTCATCCTTTCGTCTACCATAGCACTGGCGAACAATCCACCCTACCGGCAGTGGGTACCAGTGATTTTTGGGCCATCACCTGAACCACAATACCTTATCAATGCCCCCTACTTTCCGGTATCCAGCGTCACCGGCGAGCGCTTTGAGCAGATGGCAATCTTCTGGTTTGGGCAGCTCAGCCGCAGTACAAACTATACCGATGTTCGAGTCGGTTACAACGACAACGCCCTTTTCCTCTACCTGGCCAGTTTTGATCGTCAACTCTGGTACGATACCACCCCATCAGCAACCGATCTCACCTCCTGGGATGCGGCCACACTGCTGATTGATACTGCCAACGGTACCCAGCTCAGTGCAGCCAGTTTCCGGTTTGTAGCCCAATTGCGCAACGGCGATACCCCCGATCCCGCGTACCAATTGAGCCAGCGTGGCACCGGTGGAAGCTGGACAACCACCGCCGTCGCTTTCTCGTCGATTCCCGGCTGGCGCGGTGATCGCCTGAATGACAATAATGATAGCGAAGATCGGGGTTGGGCGATGACATTCCAGATTCCATTCACCAGCCTTGGCCTCAGTGGGCGACCACCTGACGGCACGCGCTGGCGGATGGCCCTGATCCTGCACGACCGCGATGATGCTACCGGCAGCTCGATACCCAATCAGGTATGGCCGCCGGCGCTGAATGCCAGCCAGCCGTCAACCTGGGGTGGGATCAGGTTTGGGTTACCGGTCTACACCCCACCATCTGTCAGTGCCACCCAGACATTTCAAATCCGCCACGGCCTGAATGGGGTTACCGTCGTTGATGCCGGGATTGGCGGTGTCAATCCCTACATGTGTGATGATAGCGGCAATTACTGGGATGCCTGGCCCAACCGACCCCGGCCAGCCGATCAGGCCGACATCAGCATCCAGAACCAGGCCGATATTGCCGACTGGCCGTGCTTCGCGAAGTACTACATCACCTTCCCCCTCACGTCGCTACCACCAGGTCGCACGGTGATTTCAGCCACATTGGTATTGAGTCAGATGGGCAATGCTGAACCTGCCCAGGCGCAGCGTTCCCTCATCCAGGCCCTGCTGGTCGGCGAGGATTGGAGTCCGGCAACCCTCACCTGGAACAACGCCCCACTGGTGCGCGAAAACATCGGCTCCGGCTGGGTCGATCCAATCCCTGGCTTCCCCGGCGACTGGACAAGACTGCCGAAACGAACCATTGATGTAACACGCGGGGTGGTTCAGGCGTATACCAGCGGCCAACCCTTGCGGCTGGCGCTCTACTCCGCCGACAGTGCCTACCACAGCGGGAAATACTTCGTCTCCAACGGCACCGGCGACTGGAACGCTGCCAACCGCCCAACGCTGATTGTCGTCCTATCGCAGTAA
- a CDS encoding GHMP kinase has product MIISRTPLRVSFVGGGSDLPAFYRHEPGAVVSTAINKYIYITVNEKFDHQIRASYSITEIVERVDDLKHQLIREALRLVGRMHAIEITSISDIPSQGTGLGSSSTYTVGLLNALYAFIGRFAGAERLAREACFIEIDRCGSPIGKQDQYIAAYGGFQFIQFNPDETVFVDPIICRADTKQLLQQRLLMMYTGATRSASDVLREQSANTERDETRRQHVRRMVALAHDLRVALHNDDLDAFGEILHEGWMRKRELASGISSSQIDLWYERARAAGAIGGKILGAGGGGFLLLYAPEERHETIKAALPELRHVPIRFEPQGSKIIYVEER; this is encoded by the coding sequence ATGATCATCTCACGTACCCCGTTGCGGGTCAGCTTTGTCGGTGGTGGCAGCGATTTGCCGGCGTTTTATCGCCATGAACCGGGTGCGGTGGTCAGCACCGCCATCAACAAGTACATCTACATCACCGTCAACGAGAAGTTTGATCACCAGATTCGCGCCAGTTATTCGATCACCGAAATTGTTGAGCGGGTTGATGATCTCAAACATCAGCTCATTCGCGAAGCGCTGCGCCTGGTGGGTCGTATGCACGCGATTGAAATCACGTCCATTTCGGACATTCCCTCGCAGGGTACCGGTCTTGGCTCATCGAGTACCTACACCGTTGGCCTGCTCAATGCCCTCTACGCCTTTATAGGCCGCTTTGCCGGTGCCGAGCGTCTGGCCCGCGAGGCATGCTTCATCGAGATTGATCGGTGTGGTTCACCCATCGGAAAGCAGGATCAGTACATAGCCGCGTATGGTGGCTTTCAATTCATTCAATTTAATCCTGATGAGACGGTCTTTGTCGATCCGATCATCTGTCGTGCCGACACCAAACAGCTTCTCCAGCAGCGCTTGCTGATGATGTACACCGGTGCCACACGCAGCGCCAGCGATGTACTGCGCGAACAGAGTGCCAACACCGAGCGCGATGAGACTCGTCGGCAACATGTGCGCCGGATGGTTGCCCTCGCCCACGACCTGCGGGTAGCGCTCCACAATGATGATCTCGATGCTTTCGGTGAGATTCTCCACGAGGGTTGGATGCGCAAACGCGAGCTGGCCAGCGGGATTTCCAGCTCACAAATCGATCTGTGGTACGAACGGGCCAGGGCCGCTGGGGCCATCGGCGGTAAGATTCTAGGCGCCGGTGGAGGCGGCTTTCTGCTGCTCTACGCGCCTGAAGAGCGCCACGAGACGATTAAGGCTGCCCTGCCAGAATTGCGCCACGTGCCGATCCGGTTCGAGCCACAAGGGAGCAAGATTATTTATGTTGAAGAGCGTTGA